The segment TCGAGCTGGCGCAGATGTTCGCGCGGCTCGGCGTGCGGGTGACCGTCCTCGAAGCGCTGCCTCGCGTCGTCCCAGCGGAAGACGCAGATATCGGCAACGCCCTGGCGGACCACCTCCGGTCGGAGGGGCTCGACGTCTACACCGACGTCAGGGTTGATCGAGTGAGCAGGGGCACCGATGGCTACGAGGTCCAGTACCACGCAGGTTCTGCCGCGCGCCTTGCACGCGCCGAACAGCTGCTGGTCGCCACGGGTCGCCGAGCCAACACGGCGGGGTTTGGGCTCGACACGATCGGCATCACCATCGGCACGAAGGGAGAAATCGTCGTCGGCGACTTTCTGCAGACGACGAACCCGAACGTGTATGCCGCAGGCGACGTGATCGGCGACCCCATGTTCGTGTATGTGGCGGCCTATGCTGGTGCACTGGCGGCGGAGAACGCCCTGACCGGGAACGAGCGCCGGTACGACCTCTCGGCGCTGCCCAAAGTGACTTTTACCGATCCCGCCGTCTCCTCCGTCGGCCTTACTGAGAACGAGGCACGAGCTCAGGGGATCGAGCCGCTCGTCTCCAAGCTGCCGCTCGAGCACGTGCCGAGGGCGCTCGCGGCGCATGACACGCGGGGATTCATCAAGCTCGTGGCGGATGCTGGTACCAAGAAGATCGTCGGCGCGCACATCCTCGCGGCCGAGGCCGGGGAGATGGTCACCGAGCCAGCGCTCGCGATCAAGTTTGGGCTGACGATCGAGGATCTCACATCAACGTTCCACCCGTACCTGACGTTGTCGGAGGGGATCAAGCTTGCCGCTCAGGCGTTCACCAAGGACGTGGCGAAGCTCTCCTGCTGCGCGGCCTAGCGAATTCGGGCAGCCGCTCAGAGCGCTCGACGTCGCGGGCTTTCGGTTG is part of the Deltaproteobacteria bacterium genome and harbors:
- the merA gene encoding mercury(II) reductase; the encoded protein is MITKGGVEFDLLVVGGGSAGFAAAIKPADLGARVAMVEGGTLGGTCVNVGCVPSKTLIRAAEAQHRRVHHGFRGIPTTDGQPDWSTVRGEKDALVAELRQTKYWNVLRAYPSITLFQERATFVSGREVRLASGRTLTAGKIVVTTGSSPWAPPIPGLAEAGYLDNASAMALERLPQSLIVIGGSAVGLELAQMFARLGVRVTVLEALPRVVPAEDADIGNALADHLRSEGLDVYTDVRVDRVSRGTDGYEVQYHAGSAARLARAEQLLVATGRRANTAGFGLDTIGITIGTKGEIVVGDFLQTTNPNVYAAGDVIGDPMFVYVAAYAGALAAENALTGNERRYDLSALPKVTFTDPAVSSVGLTENEARAQGIEPLVSKLPLEHVPRALAAHDTRGFIKLVADAGTKKIVGAHILAAEAGEMVTEPALAIKFGLTIEDLTSTFHPYLTLSEGIKLAAQAFTKDVAKLSCCAA